GTATAAAAAGAATGGATTGTCCAGGGATAGGTATGgcgatagtgatagtaaccccagaaatataataatacattattGTAGAGTTTGAATAATCTTCATCAACAGAGGTATTTATTAGGAAAAAATACAGTATTTTAAGTCAgataaatatctttaaaaaaccACTTACTTTCAGTTTTTCGCCTTCTCTCTGTGTCTCGAAAGGTTCGTCCAGCTTAAAGGAATCCTGTTCTTTCCTCACAGCGATATCCAGGGCTAcagtgattatctccccttctacTGATATAGTCATTGTTGGCTTCCCTAGGGACGCCATCTTCCTCAACAACATATTGACACCTGCTCACACAATCAAAATTATCCgtttatttatgatttatgaCACCAACATCAATCACTTTTACTAAAACAAGTGATGTGTTACCTACGTTGTGATTCATTTCCGGAAATTTTGCGATCATACCTCAATTGAATTCGatcatatttcaatttcattttattatacaaAGCATGAGATCTAtgattttttgaaatgttatagtGGACACGAAAGGGAAAGTGACAATTGTATCTCGTTTAGGTTGTACATATTACGAAAATAAAACATTCGTTATATAATAAGAGTACAAATCCCTATTTTATTCAAGCTTTAAGATTATCCTTTTGAATGCggttttgaataaagaaatGACAAAACACAACTGAACTTAAAACGTGTTTTACGAAAGTTTcttatacatattgtacatcaatcattgtttttgtgtCGCGCATGTATGAACAGACTTTTTGTCTGTGTAAGGGTCAATACTAAGTACAAGCACAAACGAAATCTTGAATACTTATTATGATTGTATACACACATCAGTAGTGTAcatattgaactatgaaatctTGTCTATGTATATGATGATGGTATTTACACTGATTTGATTACAGCTGATACCCAGGTCATTATCTGTGTCGGATTATTGTTCCCTAGTGGCTGATACAAAGACATAGAGTGACATTGACATTACAGCTCGTAATATGATGCTCAACACAGAACCTATATACACTATTTTCTCGTTGACGAAGACCTGCATGTTTTTATCTTTGAATGGTGTCTATTTAAATCTGAGCATTCACTATAGTATTCACCAGATAACTTCATTTAGGTGAAGGAAATTAAAAAGTGGAAATTGTAAGAACTATTCATACACGTGTATgtgtcctcaaatgaccctaACTGCTCACGGATTCCATCACTAACAGAACTTATATGAGGGACATTGCTTATTAAAAACTTGAGTAAGATGAGTGTGGAAATGTTGACAgatgttttacatattttggaATAATTTACTTACCTTGGTGGTtctaaatgtaataaatagaacgCTAGAATCTAACTTAAACACTAAGGACTGTAGCTCACATTGTATCATCAAACACCATGATAAGTACTTTTATGGTATTAGAAATTATACTAAGCCGTGTATTATTTCCGGAAAAACCCACTATCTATTTAGCCTATTGAATTAACATGAGAGAATGTAGTGCAATTTTAATGACATGGTTTACAAGTTTATTTATCTAAAGCTTTAATTGAAACGTTTTTACTATTTTCCAGACAAATATTAAATAAGTAACAATACTTACCAACTGCTTTTAAAAACTCATCAAAGTTTTCGCTCCTGTCCATTTTCCATTTTCCCACCAAATCCTCCTTTATTTTATCCAGAGCCATTTTGACTGTGATATGACTCGTAGGACAAACTCATTAGTCACCAGAACAGCCTAGATTTTGACCCTAAACCAGCACATCAGGTTTCAGAGTACATATGCATGTCCTATAATAGCATTAGTGTCACGTGACAACTTGTCATGTTGCTTTCATTGTTCATGATTTAAACATGTCCAACAGCAACTGCAAAACACAATGTCTTTTTCCAAATACTTCGGGAAGTCACAAAGAATAGTTTGTTCCATAATGACCAAAATAGTCACACAAACTTGATGTATGAGGCCTTACTCCGGAGATTGAGTCTCTGTTAAACGTTTCTTACGATTTTGTTTAAATAAGCTGAAATCTTTACCTCTGCTAAAACAAATATGAACACGTATGTATATCATCGTGTTCTTGgttattctttttaaaaaaccaATCAAGAATAACTGactattaaatcaaaattaccTTGTTCAGTTCAATCACCTTGTTCAGCTCTCTTTAACCCTGTCTTGCTTATTGTATTGGAGACGCACATTATCCGGTGTCAAAGCCgatgtttacatgtatgaaatttaattattaaaataggCCTAAGCCAATAAAAGGTACCAAACGGTTTATTCTGTTATGTTGTGTGCACAGTATTGTCAATGCCTATAGAGATTTAACGACAGCTCCTGTTAAACTTTTTTAACAATGTTTCGCCATATGTATGTATGAGatcaagaaaattaaaagaaattaaaaaagatacatataatacataggGAAAAATATCAGTGACGAATACTTAAGTCCCTtgaatgtatgtacataataCAGCATTTAAACGAATTGACATGTTACACCTGACTTTTGCATTACTTCTAAATATACTGACATTGGTACCGGGCCTTTATACATCGGCGTAAAGACGGGGGACTTTAAAGATCCAATAATATTCCGAAAcggattttttttgtaaaaataattcatgtGCCACGTGATACCAAGTGAATAAGTCCAattggtcaaaagcgagtgaaaatatcaaaactgataTTTTGAGTGGAGTGAAGTATATCGCTTTTATGCTCACCgcaaaaccttatatttcactatGGAAAATATAAATTCTGTTCAGTCAGCAACATAATTCATAAAAAAGGCAAACCTACAGTACTTTGCCACTATTTGTATATTGATGACAAAGCGGCATGTTACGTTTTGTGGGGGTGAGGGAGGAATTCTACTCATACTACTTCTGAATAACATTTCTAAACGCAACGTCCTATTCAGAGGAGTTCCAAATAAATCATAATTGTAACATGATCCACAGATTACGATCTCCATGTGTATTTTAGAGCATTTCTGTGATTTAACACCTGATCATTATAAAGTTTGTATACGAAAATAGTGCAAAACCCTTTGATTAATGTCGAAAAATGAtcctatgtttacaataaatgaataaaacactgaaataatgatttatctgtAAGAATAAAATAGTGTCAAATGAAGTTGATGGATACGTTCAAAagaagtatttttaatattagaaaaaaatgacggTAGCTAAACCATAACGAATAGTATGATCTATATACATGGGACATTTAAGGGGTTGGTTTTAGCCATAAAAAACCGTATACTTAGGCATGACAAATCTAGAAATATCAAATCCAACGTTATAAAAtcctttgaatattgtagccGTTTTCGGCAAATAGTCTTCCTTtgcttatatatatttcttattgCAAATGTCAATATACTTTTGTCTTCTTTTCCATTGTAAATATTTCTGTAACGTTGAAATTTCAGCAACCTAAAGACATCATCGGCGTCCCATGTAGCTACAGAATGGCGGAAGCAGCGACAAAATTCAGACTACAAATGCCTGTTATGCTAGAAACAATACAACCAGCCCAGGAAGCTCTCTTGTCATCACACGCTCTGTTACTCATGTCTAGCAGAATATATCATAGAACACGTGACATCAGAAGACGACCGGTACTATTTTCCTTGTCCTGTTTGTGACGCACCAATTACTCCGCGAGACGCTAGCCTTTCTGTAAGTAAATGGGCATCTTCATTTCCTACAAATCATTGTTTCATTAGTCCCACAGCCTTGACTTTGGATGACAAAGTCTGTGATGCATGTCTTAGGGAAAACGAATCAATCCGGTCGAAGTATGGTGCTCAGAGTGTCCAGATTTTCTTTGTAAGCAATGCAGAATTGCATACAAAAAGAACAGAAAAACGGCGACCCATAGACTTGTTGCACCAGGTGATGCTGAGAACATCCAGGAAATCTGTGATTTGTCGTCTAGTACTGTTTGTCCCCATCACGACCAAAAGAGCCTGGATGCCTACTGTCTTGACCACCACGCTATGTGCTGCAGCGTTTTCGTGTGTCTGCAGCATAGAAACTGTGATCAGCAACTAAACGGACGAGAATGGAAGGGAATCTCAGAAATGTTAGATAAGATGATGGCTGAAAACGAATAAGAGATTGCTATATTTACAGCGACAGAAAAGAAGATATCGGACGACATGACGCAACTGGTGCAACTAGCGAAAGGCAAGCTTAATGAACTAAGGAAAATATTTCAGAGTAATGTTTGTCTTAATTTCAGTGTTTGCAGAAAACAGCTTTCTGATCGACAGAGGTATATTACATTTCGAACAAATTTAAACAATTCAAAGCTTCTGTTGTCAAGCTTGGAAAAAACATTGCGGTCATTAGAAACAACAGCTGCCATCGCACTACCGACGTATGGCGCGATACATGAAAGATCTGCCAAATACATTTGCCACAACACTGTCAAAAGCATACATCATCGACGAAATCATGAGGTGCGTTTCTATCGGGAATGTCAGCTTTTCACCCAAGATATCGACCGCATCTGATGAGATGAAAGAGTACATCAGTTCCATCCTGAAAAATCTACTACCAACACCAAGAGCTGTGTCGTTTACTGACTCAGATTTGTCCTCTGACATCGAGGGATGTCCCCAACATGTTTCTGTATGGTCAATACCCTGCAAAACCATTGCCGTTTGAAAGGAATCTGCTTCTCTTGTGCAGACGGTAACGAGTGAAGTATTGAGCGCCGAATCTCCCACCTGTTTGACAGGAGGGATATATACTGACAACTGAGAATTGATCGTGACTGATTTCTACAACCAGCGACTTCTGCTTCTAGATGACAAGTACGCCTGTCTGGAGAAATATATGGTGGGAGGAAATCCTTCAGACATCGCGCGAGGACATACAGATGGGGACATTTTTGTCGCGGTCAACGACAATAGAATCCTCAGTTGTACACTAGGGATAGGTCAATTGACCGTAGTAAGTACTATCAAAAGCCCACCACAGATATGGGGAATCTCAGTCAACGGCGATAACATAGTGTGTGGTACTGATCGCAGTGTAGAAATACTGTCTATGGACGGAACAATCCTTCGGTCAGTCAAGAAAAAGGGATCTTACACATACATAGCTATGTCAAAGAATCTCGTGTACCATAAATTGGTGATTGCCAACTAAGTACTAGTCTAGATGAGGGGACAGAAATCTCGAGATTCAGAGACCTTTGTCGTACGGAGCCTAGAGGTGTTGGTTTGGATCAACATGGCAATGTCTACGTTTGCGGACTAGACGGTGGAAATGTCTATCTTGTGTCACCTGATATGTCACGTGGTAAGGAAATTGACAACATATTCAGTATCATCTGTTAAGCGTATTTATGGTCTTgtatatttttgaataattgctatatatatgtgttttgcAGTAATAAGAAATATGttgaaatataaacaattttgataaaaatccaTTTAGTGAAAAGATTCACAAATGCAATTTTTCTTATATACTGTGCTGTTATTACCTACCATGTGTCCACGAAAATGAGAATAACATTATCCCTATTCGACTGTGTCACGTTTGCAAGAGTAAAAATACTGTTGATTTATATAAGATTAAGTAATAAATGTAAGACATCAGTCGGCGTTGGCACAATGAGACACCAATATTTTATTAGTTCTTGAGACCGAAAATTACATTCGGGTAAATATGCTCAGAAAAAATTGACGAGACGAAACATGCCTACCTACTTTGCAACTGTATTGTAAAGGaatataaaataactaaatATGAAAACCAAGCattgttcattatttttataagcaaactaatacaaatataaaaaattgttatctAAGAAACTAAATGTCTTTTAACAGTTTCCCCCTTTTAAGGAATACGTGGGAAGATAAATGTTATTCCAACTTCttaaaatatcttttacatCTGACGTCACCAACATCCATTGTCTGAAACAAagaatgaatattttaataaatataaaacattgtattacatTACATGGATTTCTCGGACCACACAAAGTATGGTATACTATGTACAATCGATATCCCTAATAAATAAAATGCtcgaaaatacattttttaaagtcAGATTGCTCTTTTTTCGGATGATGATGAAAACAGATTGAATAAGATAAAATGAAGTTCCTGCGATGAATATGGACATCTGACTGAGTACATGAGACTATGGCAagccaacatgacatttattcaaagagCAATTTCGATCCTTAAtttcaatgcatatatataagatatcttgattgaaatataagatatcttatataatgtataaggtatttaatatactatataagatatttaatttaagttatttatttagatatcttatataatatataaggcCATAACAtggtcaatacttggccaatgttgttcatcaagcactcattGGAAAGATAAACTATTTCTCTCTAAGTTAAAATGTGTCACTGGTGTATAGAGTCcgtttatttaaaaaatcatggttttaaaaaaattggtCCACTTTTCTCTACCACCGAGTTCATACctttgatactataatatataccaTGGTtaaaaatttcgtgccaggtccatGTGTTTTCTTtcagtaatatttataaaaatacgCTATTTGTCCCAGATTGACTGATGGACACATCGATACGATATTTTGACTATTGTTTTAAATTGGTCATTTCTGTGGCTGGAAAAGATTGTatcaattacaatgacacatgTTAAAAACCTTTTATAGACGCTCGATAAGTGTTTAATAtaccgtcccttctgtgacgtcaaacgtttgtaacgtcgctatCCGGATCCcggcaaacgtattttatttctctGTACCCATCTATTATAGCAAATATTTCgtcaatctctcccagagtgcATTGCAATTACCCTTCATTAATGAAGAGAGATTAACTCTTCGTAAGACACCGGTATACTATTTTTGTCCAGAAACGGACAAAGAAAATACGGAAATAAAATTGCTGGAaagcattttcattttattttttattaaaatctttACTTATATTTTGAAAGATGCCGGAAAATAGTGCAAGGgaaatgaataacataaaacgttgaaaaaGGCTACGGATTCGTTAATATTAAGGTTTCCAggccaaaatttaaggggtattagaaagcaaatcggtcatattttgaaaaattatagggtgaggtatactttttattgggTTTTCTTAATTCAAATAAGTCAATCGTCAATCTTCACGGAAATtataaaaattcgatttttcctcatatcattttttcagaaacaaaagaaaacatggctattttgatgcaatttttcactaaaattgggtcctgatttaattttaaaataatgatatttcgttttattttgGAAAACCCAGCTaatttgatatagttatgaattctatatcacctactgaaggtatgaacatgttacgggcatattctttattatattgtttgtttaaaaatccttaaaaccCGGAATTTTGTGTCATTagtacatatctttaagcaaccaGTGAGGAAAGATTAACccggtgacatatgatttttatgtggtttttgtgatcaggatatacctaaaatcaaaatacacaaaaaaaaaaaaaaaaaacgaaatccGAAACCAGAAGGGATGGTCAAAGCAGTATTGATATTCAGTACAAAGataaatatccattcttaatagATATTCTGTTTAACCAACTTGCTATATTTACCAACTCTCTCCCTGTATATGGTTAGGGAATTCAGTTTGGAGTTAGGATTTAATGGTATAGCTGTTAGATATTTACCATAAGAATCTCGTCACCAACTCTCTCCCTGTATATGGTTAGGGAATTCAGTTTGGAGTTAGGATTTAATGGTATAGCTGTTAGATATTTACCATAAGAATCTCGTCACCagctctctctctctgtatatGGTTAGGGAATTCAGTTTAGAGTTAGGATTCAATGGTATAGctgttatatatttaccattAGAATCTCTTCACCAACTCTCTCCCTGTATATAGTTGGGGGATTCAGTTTGGAGTTCGGATCTATCGGTGTAGCTGTTAGCTTTAGTTTGCCGTCTTCCCATGTTGGGCTCATCTAGATATAAGAACAAAACACGtctgacattattattttaaaaagatattgacaaattgtACAGATCCATCACAGAACTAGATTAACGTCTGCCACTTTGGTGCTATCAAAGTTTAGCgaaaaacacaatattaaaCAGGTCTAATAACTGTGAAACGATGAAAAACAGGCATTTACCGTAATGgcataaacaaaatatggtggggggggggggggggggtgtaaaAAAACAGGTACTCATATTTTAACGCAGCACTTCTGGGACGAAAAACGCTAAATGCAATGTACAACTCCTCTCTTGGAATCCTGTTATCGTGATGTCATTTAATGTTTAAACTCGTTGCATACATAATGGATTGTCCAGGGATAGGCATGGTGATAGTGATAGTTAACCCAGAAgaataataatacataattgtAGATTTAGAATATATTCATCAACAGAAATATTCATTAGGAAAGATACAGTATTTTAcgtcaaataaatatattaaaaaaaacttactttCAGTTTTTCACCTTCTCTCTGTGTCTCGAAAGGTTCGTCCAGCTTAAAGGAATCCTGTTCTTTCCTCACAGCTATATCCATGGCTAcagtgattatctccccttctacTGATATAGTCATTGTTGGCTTCGCTAGGGACGCCATCTTCCTCAACAACATATTGACACCTGTAAATAAAAGACGAATAAAATATAATACTCACACAATCAAATTATCcatttatttatgatttatgaCACCAATATCAATCACTTTTACCAAAACAAGTGATGTGTTACCTAAGTTGTGATCCATAGATTagccacagggggccaactcaatgaaaatggatattgtcatacattttttgtgtttggtggatggactgatgagtatatatgacagtcatgtgaatTTTTTTCGGAAAATAtgggatttgaaaaattattaaaaaatcgggatatttactataaaacagagaaagggacgacagtcgccatattggattttttacccccacctcgattaaagttaattttttcacaacagtataccttttttcccagagtcatagtcacgcatcagtcctccgataatacatgatcacacacaaaccatgcaaatgcatataaacgatgtctatatagtcaaacgcaatattttaatccaaaattaccggcgctttctgacttgtgacatcgaaagcaacgttctagtgaagagcgattagagtgacttcccttgcaatgtcattcaatgggtttagtcagaggcattccgatacgttttaatattcaaattttccgcgaaaacaaacgtatcggaatattttttgaaaaaaatcacatgactgtcatatatactcatcagtccatccaccaaatacaaaaaaaaaatgtatgacaacatccattttcattgagttggccccctgtgagaTTAGCTAGATGTATGGCGAGCCAACAGGACATATATTCAAAGGGCAATGTCGATCCTTAATTtcactgcatatatataagatatcttgattgagatataagatatctcatacaGTATATgagatatatcataaaatatataagatatcttatataattcgtaagatatcttatatatcatataagatatcgtatataatatatgagatatctcatgtatatttttaattaatcctatatcgtatataagatatctcatttaagttatctttataagatatcttttataatatgtaagatattttatataatatataagatatcttatataattcgcTTCGCATGCTTCGCCAGTATCAAGCGTTTGGTTGAACGAGACAaaagtatgtatgtatatataggtcATCATTATAGCCAATATATTTATTGTCGCCATTTTCGAATTGACAACTAGAGTGATTGGAATTAACTGTTTCTGTGTTTTCCATACATCGTTGAATGCAATCAAACAGCCGTTGATTCTCCCCTTTCAGTTCTCTGTGCGAACATTCTAGATGTGTTCAGAAGTACTCCGAATGGTGCTCTAGGGAGAAATTACTGGTTTTAAATGCTACGaatctcattctatataagatatcttatatagcaacGAGATTTCAATTGTTAAGatcttatatattaataaagatatcttatatacgaaaattaaataagatataatCACTATATgagatatttatattaattaatcttgttcaatttctatatatagatatactttatatcgtatatattatataagatatctcatattaTTTTTAAGTTATGCTCTatcgtatataagatatctcatttaagttatctatataaatatctttttataataCGATTAAATACGGATATATCTTTctccttcaataaatgttaaatttgcTTGCCATATAGATCTGCTGCCTAGTTCACCATCCTCGACATTCAAGGGGTTTACTATGATTATCGTAATACCTACCACTGGACTATGTCATAACAAAAGTAAAGGTACTGTCTGCGACATCGGATGAGCAATTTTGCTTTTGATTCATTTCCGGAAATTTTGCGATCAGCGGACACCCAAGAAAGTTAATCTTCATGAAATCTACCTTAATTGAATTCGatcatatttcaatttcattttattatacaaAGCATGAGATCTAtgattttttgaaatgttatagtGGACACGAAAGGGAAAGTTACAATTGTATCTAGTTTAGGCTGTACATATTACGAAAATAAGACATTCGTTATATGCACAAGAGTACAAAACCCTATTCTATTCAAGCTTAAAGATTAGTCTTTTGAATGCggttttaaataaagaaatggCAAAACACAATTGAACTTAAAACGTGTTTTACGAAAGTTTCTTATACATCAATCATTTCTTTTGTGTCGCGGATGTCTGAACAGATTTTTTGTTTCTGTAAGGTTCAATATTAAGTACAAGCACAAACGATATCTTGAATACTTATTATGACTGTATACACATCAGTAGTGTAcatattgaactatgaaatctTGTCTATGTATATGATGATAGTATTTACACTGATTTGATTATAGCTGATACCCAGGTCATTATCTGTGTCGGATTATTGTTCCCTAGTGGCTGATACAAATACATAGAGTGACATTGACATTACAGCTCGTAATATGATGCTCAACACAGAATCTATATACACTATTTTCTCGTAGACGAAGTcctgcatattttttttttatctttgaatgGTGTCTATTTAAATCTGAGCAAACACTATAGTATTCACCAGATAACTTCATTCAGCTGACGGGAATTAAAAAGTGGAAATTGTAAGAACTATTCATACACGTGTATgtgtcctcaaatgaccctaACTGCTCACGGATTCCATCACTAACAGAATTTATATGATTGACATTGCTTATTAAAAACTTGAATAAGATGAGTGTTGAAATATTGACAGATGCTTAATATATTTTGGAACAATTTACTTACCTTGGTGGTtctaaatgtaataaatagaacgCTAGAATCTAACTTAAACACTAAGGACTGCAGCTCACATTGTATCATCAAATACCATGATCAGTATGTAACTTTTATGGTATTAGAAATTATAATAAGCCGTGTATTGTTTCCGAAAAAACCCATTATTTAGCCTATTGAATTTACGTGAGAGAATGTAGTGCAGTTATAATGACATCTGGTTCACAAGCGTATTAATCTAAAGCTTTAACTGAAACGTTTTTAATACTTTTCCCGACAAATCTT
The Argopecten irradians isolate NY chromosome 9, Ai_NY, whole genome shotgun sequence DNA segment above includes these coding regions:
- the LOC138331977 gene encoding fatty acid-binding protein 9-like, whose product is MALDKIKEDLVGKWKMDRSENFDEFLKAVGVNMLLRKMASLAKPTMTISVEGEIITVAMDIAVRKEQDSFKLDEPFETQREGEKLKMSPTWEDGKLKLTATPIDPNSKLNPPTIYRERVGEEILMTMDVGDVRCKRYFKKLE
- the LOC138331976 gene encoding LOW QUALITY PROTEIN: sodium/calcium exchanger regulatory protein 1-like (The sequence of the model RefSeq protein was modified relative to this genomic sequence to represent the inferred CDS: deleted 2 bases in 1 codon) is translated as MALDKIKEDLVGKWKMDRSENFDEFLKAVGVNMLLRKMASLGKPTMTISVEGEIITVALDIAVRKEQDSFKLDEPFETQREGEKLKMSPTWEDGKLKLTATPIDPNSKLNPPTIYRERVGDEILMTMDVGDVRCKRYFKKLE